In one window of Verrucomicrobiia bacterium DNA:
- a CDS encoding MFS transporter gives MNVTEKTYFWEKWRALSSGAIETAGSTFLLLIAVRHFEANAWAKGILATGINIGLFFSPLILSFTAQSQEKTSRVASYLAALSSFNFLLAALFPTLPLYVIASTLAMACGSSAVPLMTQVYQDNYPQGSQGRLFSITFSIRVLSAMIFSYLGGRFLEGALDRFRWLLLFFAAAFAFASFCLRQCPSSPLRQSATFHPLAAMRFLKQDTIFRRTLMSWMLMGFGNLMILPLRVEYLANAKYGLKLSAFMVALLVGVIPNFTRLSTSPLWGRWFDRLPFLKLRFILSFCFIASTLTFYLIHDVTALVIGAAIFGIAQAGGDIGWSLWVIKLAPPQHAAEYMSVHTFFTGIRGMIAPFVAFALLPQFTPPIIALMAASLMALGAALLLPELKKVSSS, from the coding sequence ATGAATGTGACGGAAAAAACTTATTTTTGGGAAAAATGGCGAGCGCTTTCTAGTGGCGCGATTGAAACAGCCGGCTCTACTTTTCTTCTTTTAATTGCTGTTCGCCATTTCGAAGCCAATGCTTGGGCCAAAGGCATTTTGGCAACCGGAATTAATATTGGTCTTTTCTTTTCGCCTCTTATTCTTTCCTTTACAGCGCAATCACAAGAAAAAACTTCGCGCGTGGCTTCCTATCTCGCTGCATTAAGCAGTTTCAATTTTTTGCTCGCAGCGCTCTTCCCCACGCTGCCTTTATACGTGATCGCTTCCACGTTAGCAATGGCTTGCGGTTCGTCGGCGGTTCCTTTAATGACTCAGGTTTATCAAGACAACTATCCTCAAGGATCACAAGGCCGCCTTTTTTCTATCACTTTTTCCATTCGCGTTTTATCAGCCATGATTTTCAGTTATTTAGGCGGACGATTTTTGGAAGGCGCTTTAGATCGATTTCGTTGGCTACTACTCTTCTTTGCTGCAGCTTTTGCTTTTGCGAGTTTTTGTCTTCGCCAATGCCCCTCTTCGCCTTTACGACAATCGGCAACTTTTCATCCTTTAGCAGCCATGCGTTTTTTAAAACAAGACACTATTTTTCGACGCACTTTAATGAGTTGGATGCTGATGGGTTTTGGCAATTTAATGATCCTGCCCCTACGTGTGGAATATCTGGCCAACGCCAAATACGGTTTAAAACTTAGCGCCTTTATGGTCGCACTTTTAGTTGGTGTGATTCCTAATTTTACACGCTTATCTACTAGCCCACTTTGGGGGCGATGGTTTGATCGCTTACCCTTTCTCAAACTTCGGTTTATTTTAAGTTTCTGTTTTATTGCTTCGACTCTTACTTTTTATTTGATTCACGACGTAACAGCTTTGGTAATTGGCGCCGCTATTTTTGGCATCGCCCAAGCAGGTGGCGATATCGGTTGGAGCTTATGGGTTATCAAACTCGCTCCACCGCAACATGCTGCAGAATATATGTCCGTTCACACTTTCTTCACAGGTATTCGTGGAATGATTGCTCCATTTGTAGCCTTCGCACTTTTACCTCAATTCACCCCTCCAATCATTGCTCTGATGGCAGCCAGTTTAATGGCGTTAGGCGCAGCCTTGCTTCTTCCTGAATTGAAAAAAGTTTCCTCTTCATAA